GATGCTCGATGACTCCGAGTTGTCGCCGCCGGCGCGCCGTGAGGTACGTACTCTGAAGCGCCGAATCGATGCCTCGATCCGGGAGTTTATCGAGGATGGTATGGCAGACGGGTCGATTGCTGAGTGCAATCCTAAGCTTGCCGCATTTGCGGCTGCAGGCGCTATCAATTGGATCGGCACCTGGTACAGGCCCGAGGGGGGAATGACCGGCGAAGAGATCGCTTCTGGTTTCGCCGAGCTGCTCACGCGTGGACTGGCAAGTCGGAACCGCGCCGGAGGATGACGAACCCATGACATCTGCATAAGACAAGGCAAAATAGCCGGAGGCGAAGTCTTGTAGTGGGGTCTTCTGTATGCCTCTCGGCTGCCCGTCTTGTTGACTTTTTGACCGAGCGGTAAGTATTATGCCGCCTGTCCGCGAAGTAGTTCAGCTTCTCTGGACAGCGCAGTTGAGCGCATTGAGGAGTGGGAGATGGCATCGCTGGTCCGTTCGCCGGCCGGTGAATCGGGTTTTCGCGAGGGGATCCGGACAAGCCCGCGCCGGCATGACATACGCCGGGTAGGTGTCCTCGGAGCAGGCACCATGGGCGCCCGGATTGCGGCGCACATTGCTAATGCAGGGATACCCGTCTTGCTGCTCGATCTGGCTGCCGCGCCACCGAACCGCAATGCAGTTGCGATGCAAGCGCTGGACGGGTTGAAGAAGGCGAAGCCCGCTGCCTTTGCAGATGCACTCGCTGCCAGTTTGATAACAGTCGGCAACTTCGACGACGATTTGGAGAAATTGCGTGAATGCGATTGGATAGTTGAAGCAGTTGCGGAGAATCTCGAGATCAAGCGCGACCTGTTGGCTAAGGTGACAGCGCATATAAGGCCCGACACAATCCTGACAACAAATACGAGCGGGCTTCCGGTTTCAAAGATCGCAGAAGCGCTTCCTGATGGCCTGCGAAGCCGCTGGCTTGGGACTCACTTCTTCAACCCTCCGCGCTATATGCGCCTGTTGGAGGTAATCCCCACTGCCGACACAGATCCAGACGTTGTTGAAGCGATTTCAAACTTCGCAGATCTGAAGTTGGGTAAGACAATTGTCCGCGCGAACGACACGCCCAACTTTATTGCAAATCGAATTGGCGTGTTTGCGATGCTGAACACATTTCGTGTGATGAAGGCGCAAAGACTAAGCATTGAAGAAATTGATTTGTTGACAGGTCCGGTGATCGGATGGCCGAAGACCGGTACATTCCGTCTGGCGGACATGGTCGGTATCGATGTCATCTACAACGTAGCAAGAAATTTTGCGGCTGCTGGCGGAGATGAACGCTCAGATTTGGGTTTGCCGCCTGAAATCGCCGAGTTGGTGAAGCGCAAGTGGCTAGGAGACAAAACACAGCAGGGGTTCTATAAGAAAGTCCGTGAGAAAGACGGTAGCGAAACGCGTCTTGTGTTCAACGCTGAAGTTATGGATTACAGGGCCGCAGCTCGCGTTTCATTTCCGCTGCTGGAGATGCTTAAGTCGAACGAAAGTCCAGCAGAACGTATTCGCGCGTTGATGAGTGGGAATGAGAAGGACAAGGCAGCCGCCTTCTACCGCGCTATGTTGCCGGAGCTTTGGATTTATGCCGCGCATCGTATCGGCGAAGTCTCACGCACATTGCTCGAGATCGATCGAGCGATGAAGGCGGGCTTCAATTGGGAGCTTGGACCATTCGAGATGTGGGATGCGGCAGGTGTACCGGAGACGGTTGAGATAATGCGTGGTTCCGGACTCTCGATTCCTTCGGCGGTCGAGAGACTGCTCGCGACGGATGGAAGGTCATGGTATCGCGACGGTGGGAGTGAGTTCTTCGACCCTCAGAGTGGGGTCTATCAGAGGGTCGAGCAGAGGCCCGAGCTTCTGTCTGTGTCGCATTTCGAGAAGTCGAACGGCCGGCTAGCCGGAAATGCTGGGGTTTCATTGATCGATGTCGGTGATGGTGTCGGTTGTTTCGAGTTCCACTCGAAGATGAACACGATTGGACGAGACATCGTCACATTCCTAACCCGCGAACTTCGCGATGGAAGTACAGCGATGGCGAGCTTTGATGCGTTCGTCGTCACGAGCGATGCAGCGAACTTTTCCGCTGGCGCCAATCTCATGCAATTGCTCCTGGCTATTCAGGACGAAGAGTGGGATGAGATTGATTCGATGGTCCGGAGCTTCCAGGGAATGACCAGAGCGATTAAGTTCTGTTCGCGGCCGGTCATTGTGGCGCCCTTTGGTCTTTGTCTTGGCGGAGGCACCGAGATTTCTCTCCACGGCGCTGGCCGCCAGGCTCATCTCGAGTTGTATACCGGCCTCATTGAGACGAGCGTGGGATTGGTTCCCGCGGGCGGAGGCTGCAAGGAGATGTTGCTCCGGGCAATTGCTGTGGCTGATCAGATCAAAAGCAATGGTCGCGTGGACTCCGTGGAACTGCACGGAACGATCAAAACCGCTTTCGAAACAATCGCAATGGCGAAAATGTCAGCCTCCGCGTTTGAGGCGCGTTCCTTGCACCTGCTTGACGTTGCCGATGGCATTTCGATGAACCGCGACCGGCTTTTGTTCGACGCAAAGACGAAGGCGTTGGAAATGATTCGGACTGGATATTCGGCGCCGGTGCCGAAAAAAGATATTGCAGCACCTGGCGGTTCGGTACTAGCCACACTAAAGCTGGGAGTCTACCTAATGCGCGAGGGTGAGTTCATCACTGAGCATGACGTGAAGGTCGCGAATCACGTCGCAAGAATACTCGCAGCGGGCGAAGTGAGTGCCGGGACACAGGTCACGGAAGATTACTTGTTGGATCTTGAGCGCGAAGCGTTCCTGTCGCTTTGTGGGGAGCCAAAAACTGCGGAGCGCATCGGTTACACGCTCAAGACTGGCAAGCCGCTGCGGAATTGAGGATTTGTCCATGAGGGAAGCAGTTATTGTCAGTGTTGTCAGAACCGCGGTCGGGAAAGCGCCAAAGGGAACTCTCAGAAATACCCGTCCGGATGATCTGGGGGCGATCGTCGTTAGAGGTGCACTCGCACGTGTGCCGGCGCTCGACCCGAAGGAAATTGACGATGTGATTATCGGTTGCGCGATGCCAGAAGGTGAGCAGGGAATGAATATCGCGCGTGTCATCTCTTTTCGTGCTGGACTTCCTAACGAACCGGCGGCGATGACGATCAATCGCTACTGTGCATCCGGACTGCAATCGATCGCGCTCGCGGCCGAGAGAATTCGCGGCGGCGCCGCTGACGCGATCGTAGCGGGGGGTGCTGAATCGATGTCGTACGTTCCCATGGGGGGAAATAAAGTTTCTGCGAATCCATGGCTGGTTGAGAACCATCCTGGCTCGTACATGTCGATGGGTCTTACGGCGGAACGTGTAGCAAAACATTACGGGATTACACGTGAGGACTCGGACCAGTTTGCCTACGAAAGCCATCGCAAGGCTGTTTCGGCTATCAAAGCCGGAGCTTTTCGAGACGAGATTATTCCGGTGCCCGTCACTACCACGGCCCTGAACGAGAGTGGCGAACCAATCGAGAAAAGCAATGACTTCATGGTTGATGAAGGTCCCCGATTGGATACGTCGATTGAAGCGCTCGCAAAGCTTCGTCCAGCGTTTCATGCGAACGGCATCGTGACGGCAGGGAATAGCTCGCAGATGTCCGACGGCGCTGCGGCGGCAGTTGTCATGTCGGAGGATCGTGCCAAGGCACTGTGTTTATCGCCTCTGGCCCGCTTTGTAGCGTTCGCTTATGCCGGCTGTGCACCTGAAGAGATGGGCATAGGCCCTGTTTATGCCATTCCGAAGGCATTGAAAATGGCGGGTCTCAGCTTGGATGACATCGATTTGATCGAGCTCAATGAAGCCTTTGCCGCCCAGTCGCTGGCAGTCATCAAGACCCTTTCCCTCGATAGAAGAAAAATCAACATCAATGGTGGAGCGATCGCGCTCGGCCATCCACTGGGATGCACAGGCGCGAAGCTAACGGCTACCCTGCTTGGTGAGTTGAAGCGGCGCAAGGGCCGCTACGGCATGGTGACCATGTGTGTGGGCGGAGGAATGGGAGCAGCGGGCATATTCGAGAATCTGCAGAACTAGGAGCGGGGGGACCAATGGGGACAGGGCTAGCAGCCGTCGACAGAAAGCCAGTGACCGGGGGCAGTTTCCTGATTGAGGATCTGACTCCAGCGGAGGTCTTTACTACGGAGGATCTTTCGCTGGAGCAACGGCAGATAGTCGAGACAACAACTCAGTTTGCAGAAAACAGAATCGCCACTCAGATTGCAGAGATCGAGAGTAAGCATTTTGAGGTAAGCCGAACTCTCATGCGAGAGGCTGGCGAACTCGGATTACTGGGCGTCGATGTACCGGAGGAGTATGGCGGTGTCGAACTCGACAAGATTACGTCGGCCCTCGTTGTAGACCACATTTCTGTTTCAGGAAGTTTTTCTGTAACATTCAGCGCCCATACAGGCATCGGAACTCTTCCGATCGTTTGGTATGGAACGAACGAGCAGAAGAAGAAATATCTGCCGAAGCTAGCATCGGGCGAGTGGATTGCAGCATACGCGCTCTCGGAGGCG
The genomic region above belongs to Acidobacteriaceae bacterium and contains:
- a CDS encoding 3-hydroxyacyl-CoA dehydrogenase NAD-binding domain-containing protein; translation: MASLVRSPAGESGFREGIRTSPRRHDIRRVGVLGAGTMGARIAAHIANAGIPVLLLDLAAAPPNRNAVAMQALDGLKKAKPAAFADALAASLITVGNFDDDLEKLRECDWIVEAVAENLEIKRDLLAKVTAHIRPDTILTTNTSGLPVSKIAEALPDGLRSRWLGTHFFNPPRYMRLLEVIPTADTDPDVVEAISNFADLKLGKTIVRANDTPNFIANRIGVFAMLNTFRVMKAQRLSIEEIDLLTGPVIGWPKTGTFRLADMVGIDVIYNVARNFAAAGGDERSDLGLPPEIAELVKRKWLGDKTQQGFYKKVREKDGSETRLVFNAEVMDYRAAARVSFPLLEMLKSNESPAERIRALMSGNEKDKAAAFYRAMLPELWIYAAHRIGEVSRTLLEIDRAMKAGFNWELGPFEMWDAAGVPETVEIMRGSGLSIPSAVERLLATDGRSWYRDGGSEFFDPQSGVYQRVEQRPELLSVSHFEKSNGRLAGNAGVSLIDVGDGVGCFEFHSKMNTIGRDIVTFLTRELRDGSTAMASFDAFVVTSDAANFSAGANLMQLLLAIQDEEWDEIDSMVRSFQGMTRAIKFCSRPVIVAPFGLCLGGGTEISLHGAGRQAHLELYTGLIETSVGLVPAGGGCKEMLLRAIAVADQIKSNGRVDSVELHGTIKTAFETIAMAKMSASAFEARSLHLLDVADGISMNRDRLLFDAKTKALEMIRTGYSAPVPKKDIAAPGGSVLATLKLGVYLMREGEFITEHDVKVANHVARILAAGEVSAGTQVTEDYLLDLEREAFLSLCGEPKTAERIGYTLKTGKPLRN
- a CDS encoding acetyl-CoA C-acyltransferase; the protein is MREAVIVSVVRTAVGKAPKGTLRNTRPDDLGAIVVRGALARVPALDPKEIDDVIIGCAMPEGEQGMNIARVISFRAGLPNEPAAMTINRYCASGLQSIALAAERIRGGAADAIVAGGAESMSYVPMGGNKVSANPWLVENHPGSYMSMGLTAERVAKHYGITREDSDQFAYESHRKAVSAIKAGAFRDEIIPVPVTTTALNESGEPIEKSNDFMVDEGPRLDTSIEALAKLRPAFHANGIVTAGNSSQMSDGAAAAVVMSEDRAKALCLSPLARFVAFAYAGCAPEEMGIGPVYAIPKALKMAGLSLDDIDLIELNEAFAAQSLAVIKTLSLDRRKININGGAIALGHPLGCTGAKLTATLLGELKRRKGRYGMVTMCVGGGMGAAGIFENLQN